From Chelonia mydas isolate rCheMyd1 chromosome 22, rCheMyd1.pri.v2, whole genome shotgun sequence, the proteins below share one genomic window:
- the LOC122463512 gene encoding prostate and testis expressed protein 4-like, whose translation MSKMLVPIFTALLYFSTAGALLCHMCVRLQPNKMCAGWKSCKADPEESCFVHTHSLGNNFVFAKMGCVSNCQDYVVGPDNWHIFHCCTKDFCNA comes from the exons ATGAGCAAGATGCTGGTTCCTATTTTCACAGCCCTGCTGTACTTCTCAACGG CGGGAGCCCTCCTATGCCACATGTGTGTCAGACTGCAGCCGAACAAGATGTGCGCAGGATGGAAATCATGCAAGGCGGATCCGGAGGAATCCTGCTTCGTCCACACACACTCGTTAG ggaaCAACTTCGTCTTTGCAAAGATGGGCTGCGTCAGCAATTGCCAGGACTACGTCGTAGGCCCAGACAACTGGCACATCTTCCACTGCTGCACTAAAGACTTCTGCAACGCCTAG